AACTCGACGAGCACTATCCGCTGCCGGCCATGGTCCAGGCCCTCAAGACACAGCTGGCGCCCGACGTGCCCTGAAGTGAGGTGTCGCGTCGGTTGAGACGTCGCCAGCGCACACTGGCGGCATGGCCGAATCCTTTCTTCCACCGCAGGCTCACAAGGGGCGAGGCGCTGCTTCCAATCCGGAAGGGCGCTTCGAGTCGATCCGGCACCACGCCGAGGACGACGGCTGGCAAAGCCTGTTGCTGGACGAAGCGGCGCCGCGGCCACGCACCGAAGTCACCGAGGAGCGCGCGCGCAGCGTCATCACGCACAACGATTCGCCGGACATCCATTTCAACCAGGCGCTCAACCCGTACCGCGGTTGCGAGCATGGTTGCATCTATTGCTTCGCGCGACCGTCGCACAGCTATCTCAACCTGTCACCCGGGCTCGACTTCGAAACCAAGCTGCGCGCCAAGAGCAACTTGGCCGAAGTGCTGCGACATGAACTTTCGCGCCGCAGCTATGTGGTCAGCCCGATCAACATCGGCAGCAACACCGATCCGTACCAACCGATCGAACGACGCTGGAAGCTGACGCGCGCGGCGCTGGAAGTGCTGGCCGAATGCCATCATCCATGCACCATCGTCACCAAGAACGCGATGGTGGAACGCGACCTGGACATCCTCGCGCCGATGGCGCGCGAGAACCTGGTGCAGGTGCTCGTCTCGGTGAATTCGCTCGACAACCATCTCGCCGCGAAGCTGGAACCACGCGCGAGTGCGCCGCACCGGCGCATCAAGGCAATCCGTACGCTGGCCGACGCGGGCGTGCCGGTCGGCGTGCTGGTGGCGCCGATCATCCCCGCGTTGAACGATCGCGACATGGAAGCGGTGCTCGAGCAGGCTGCCGACGCCGGTGCGCGCAGCGCCGGCTTTACCACGCTGCGACTGCCTTACGAGCTGAAGGCGCTGTTTCGCGAATGGCTGGCGCTGCATGCGCCACAACGGGCGGCCCACGTGATGAGCCTGGTGCAGCAAATGCACGGTGGACGCGACTACGACAGCAACTTCGCCACGCGCATGCATGGGCAGGGCGTGTTTGCCGAACTCATCCGTCGTCGCTTCGACGTGGCCTGCCGCAAGCATGGTTTCGGCCGTGTCCGCGAGCTGCAGCTCGATACGGCGAAGTTCGTGCCGCCGCGCGAACCGTCGCCGCAAGGTCAACTGTTCTGAGACGAGGTGTGTAAAGCCTTGTAAAAGGCGCTTTACACATAGGTCTGTTGCGTCAGAATAGGGGGCGACCAGACTGTCCGGTGTCGCTAGTGGCGACTTACCGGAGATATCTCGATGAAGACCAGGATGTGGTTCCTTGCACTCGCCGGCGCCTGCGCGACCGCCGGCATCGCCGTGACGGCCCAGGCCTCGCATGACATGGCCGCGATGGCCCAGGCGGCGCCCGCCGCCGCGCCCGTGGCTGCCCCCAAACTGCAGGCCGCGATGCGCTCGTTGTGGCATGGCCACGTGGTGCACACGCGAGAGTATGCGATGGCCGTGCACGCGCATGACGCCGCCAAGGCCAAGGCGGCGGAAGACGCCGTGGTGGCCAACGCCAAGCAGATCGCCGACGCTGTCGCCGGCTTTTATGGCAAGCCGGCGGGTGAGCAGACGCTGCAATTGCTGGCCGGCCATTGGGGTGGCGTGAAAGCGCTCACCGATGCCACCGCCGCGAAGGATGCGGCGGCCGAACAGAAGGCCATGGCCGACCTCAACACCAACGTCACTGCGATCGCCAAATTCTTCTCGGGCGCCAATCCCAACCTGCCGGAGAGCGCGGTGCAGAGCCTGTTCGCGATGCACGTCGCGCATCACGCCTCGCAGATCAGCCAGATCATGAGCGGCGATACCAAGGGCGAGCAGGCGACCTGGACGCAGATGCAGGCGCACATGAACACGATTGCCGATGCGTTGGCCGGCGGCATCGCCAAGCAGTTCCCGGACAAGGCGAGCTGACGATGACGGCGCTCAGGCAGCTCGGTGGCAC
The window above is part of the Dyella jiangningensis genome. Proteins encoded here:
- a CDS encoding PA0069 family radical SAM protein → MAESFLPPQAHKGRGAASNPEGRFESIRHHAEDDGWQSLLLDEAAPRPRTEVTEERARSVITHNDSPDIHFNQALNPYRGCEHGCIYCFARPSHSYLNLSPGLDFETKLRAKSNLAEVLRHELSRRSYVVSPINIGSNTDPYQPIERRWKLTRAALEVLAECHHPCTIVTKNAMVERDLDILAPMARENLVQVLVSVNSLDNHLAAKLEPRASAPHRRIKAIRTLADAGVPVGVLVAPIIPALNDRDMEAVLEQAADAGARSAGFTTLRLPYELKALFREWLALHAPQRAAHVMSLVQQMHGGRDYDSNFATRMHGQGVFAELIRRRFDVACRKHGFGRVRELQLDTAKFVPPREPSPQGQLF